One Bdellovibrio bacteriovorus str. Tiberius DNA segment encodes these proteins:
- a CDS encoding RDD family protein, with product MVFPDLSAPEVKPHHPKSSTVPVAFVADRFIALILDFLILSPIVSLLVAGLVRQTKTFFLLNANSAEGVVAAGLVVMAVVFIVTFLQSVFLYFWQATPGQIFLQLRVIAYPVYQPRLSYAQCVIRSLSWTFSFVLLALPFMEILSHPLRRAFPDRAADTLVITLKKVHDDGPHPIESRFINSWMRMSLLFLLLFGVLGYFKTYHSLLAGEYREKGGTQVAACKEMRGSADLEGVARLDAALSLYLLNEISGECLDKEAEVALWGDPVNAQPLAYLAKYLLADGEAQEQYLSKICEDSSSSTCALARYMAEEGNFDDLEQADGHLWTTKFLKSEELFASNDFAGSLKAISELQKNPILQSGLEKRFVRSVWALRDAELIPQGGNGGRMPASAAEQESWIDDFKERYEVP from the coding sequence ATGGTATTTCCAGATCTGTCGGCTCCAGAAGTTAAGCCTCATCATCCAAAATCCAGTACAGTGCCGGTGGCCTTTGTGGCGGACCGTTTTATCGCACTGATACTGGATTTTTTGATTCTATCACCCATCGTCAGTCTGCTTGTTGCCGGTTTGGTCCGTCAGACAAAGACATTCTTCCTGCTGAATGCAAATTCTGCGGAAGGTGTGGTTGCGGCCGGCCTCGTTGTTATGGCGGTGGTCTTTATCGTGACCTTCCTGCAGTCCGTGTTTTTGTATTTCTGGCAGGCGACGCCGGGGCAGATCTTTTTGCAACTGCGTGTGATTGCGTATCCGGTGTATCAGCCGCGTTTGTCTTATGCGCAGTGTGTGATTCGTTCGCTCAGCTGGACTTTCAGTTTCGTGCTGCTGGCTTTGCCATTTATGGAAATCCTCAGCCATCCGTTGCGCCGGGCCTTCCCGGATCGTGCCGCTGACACCTTGGTGATCACCCTTAAAAAAGTTCATGACGACGGACCTCATCCGATTGAGTCCCGCTTTATCAATTCATGGATGCGCATGAGCTTGTTGTTCCTGCTGCTGTTCGGAGTGCTGGGTTATTTTAAGACCTATCACAGCCTGTTGGCGGGAGAGTATCGGGAAAAAGGCGGCACCCAAGTCGCAGCCTGCAAAGAAATGCGCGGCAGTGCGGATCTTGAAGGTGTGGCGCGCCTGGATGCAGCGTTGTCTTTGTATTTGCTGAATGAAATTTCTGGCGAGTGTCTGGATAAAGAAGCGGAAGTGGCGTTGTGGGGGGACCCGGTCAATGCCCAGCCGCTGGCTTATCTGGCCAAATACCTTTTGGCTGATGGCGAGGCCCAGGAACAATACCTCAGCAAAATCTGCGAAGACTCGTCTTCGTCCACGTGCGCGTTGGCGCGCTATATGGCGGAAGAAGGAAACTTCGATGATCTGGAACAGGCGGACGGTCATCTGTGGACGACCAAGTTCCTGAAGTCCGAAGAGCTGTTTGCCTCCAACGACTTTGCCGGCAGTTTGAAAGCCATTTCGGAATTGCAAAAAAATCCGATTCTGCAGTCCGGTCTTGAAAAACGTTTCGTTCGTTCGGTGTGGGCTTTGCGTGATGCCGAGCTGATCCCGCAAGGTGGCAATGGCGGTCGTATGCCGGCCAGTGCGGCTGAGCAGGAAAGCTGGATTGACGACTTTAAAGAACGTTACGAGGTTCCATGA
- a CDS encoding helix-turn-helix domain-containing protein → MSRTVMIVVSDSQETIENTKKYWENHDVTVQAYSSAQFREGLDNAFFRQQLVAGVPALASGTSPINSDVGGGNVIQFPTPTATSSSVQKMEELEAHAIENAIVQYKGNLTEAAKALGIGRATLYRKVKQYHIDPSAARKKKVAA, encoded by the coding sequence ATGTCACGTACAGTTATGATCGTGGTGAGCGATAGCCAGGAAACAATCGAGAACACAAAAAAGTACTGGGAGAACCACGATGTGACAGTTCAAGCATATTCATCTGCACAGTTCAGAGAAGGGCTTGATAACGCATTTTTCAGACAACAACTAGTAGCGGGTGTTCCGGCTTTGGCTTCAGGCACAAGCCCGATCAACTCTGACGTGGGTGGTGGTAACGTTATCCAGTTCCCAACTCCAACAGCTACTTCATCCAGCGTTCAAAAAATGGAAGAGCTTGAAGCTCACGCCATCGAAAACGCAATCGTACAATACAAAGGCAACCTGACTGAAGCGGCTAAAGCTTTGGGTATCGGTCGCGCGACTTTGTACCGCAAAGTGAAGCAATACCACATCGATCCTTCTGCTGCTCGCAAGAAGAAAGTGGCTGCTTAA
- a CDS encoding rhomboid family intramembrane serine protease gives MIIPCPEDFKDYSKYPLTITLAVLNVFIFILIFSGVNSGLTSSPVLQKDGLVLTGRMYYQYLQNIPAEILYEKPEWVHQMSSVNAEQMGILGAYALRDRRFLSAAEAGAYRGDEVQIASWKKNITEFRKKYQEQLLYRFGLSSGAKGPLSWLTYQFSHSNWMHLLSNLGFLVLLGAAVEVMAGSWVLLFVYMVGGMAGGLGFLLSDTHGAVPMVGASASISALLAFYCVAETRMRVKFLYFASPMPGHYGAIYLPTLLIIPLFLVVDLANLWAIPEGLGGGVAYAAHLGGSLFGVMLGLACKFYTPVDSNVTGRSHYRPEAGDHPLR, from the coding sequence ATGATCATCCCTTGCCCTGAAGACTTTAAAGACTATTCCAAGTACCCGCTGACGATCACGCTGGCGGTGCTGAATGTCTTTATCTTTATTCTGATCTTCAGCGGGGTGAACTCGGGTCTGACTTCGTCTCCCGTTTTGCAAAAAGACGGGCTGGTTCTGACAGGCCGAATGTATTATCAGTATCTGCAAAACATCCCGGCTGAAATTCTGTATGAAAAGCCTGAATGGGTGCATCAGATGAGTTCAGTCAACGCCGAACAGATGGGGATTCTGGGCGCCTATGCGCTTCGGGACCGCCGTTTCTTAAGTGCCGCTGAAGCGGGTGCTTATCGCGGGGACGAAGTGCAGATCGCAAGCTGGAAAAAGAACATCACTGAATTCCGCAAAAAGTATCAGGAACAACTGTTGTATCGCTTTGGCCTGAGCTCTGGTGCGAAGGGGCCTCTGTCGTGGCTGACTTATCAGTTCTCTCATTCAAACTGGATGCATTTGCTGTCTAACCTGGGCTTCCTGGTGTTGCTGGGGGCGGCCGTTGAAGTTATGGCCGGAAGCTGGGTGCTTTTGTTTGTCTATATGGTGGGGGGCATGGCCGGGGGCTTGGGCTTCCTGCTGTCCGATACCCATGGAGCCGTGCCGATGGTGGGCGCCAGTGCCTCGATCAGTGCCTTGCTCGCTTTTTATTGTGTGGCTGAAACTCGAATGCGAGTGAAGTTTCTATATTTTGCTTCACCGATGCCAGGGCACTATGGCGCGATTTATTTGCCGACCCTGTTGATCATACCTTTGTTCCTGGTCGTCGATCTGGCGAACCTGTGGGCGATTCCTGAAGGCCTTGGTGGGGGTGTTGCCTATGCCGCCCATCTGGGTGGCAGCTTGTTTGGCGTTATGCTGGGGCTTGCCTGTAAATTCTATACCCCCGTTGACAGCAACGTTACCGGTAGGTCACATTACCGCCCAGAGGCTGGAGATCACCCCCTACGTTGA
- a CDS encoding endonuclease I family protein: MKLNKLIKSVIVLTLLSFVGVANAASQSQAVPYYGEEFYRDLRTGVSGEALQNRIKSVLQSYHIAVKGSYDLVVKNCMQGQGRCYRHTAIGYKAARVFLMGNYYLVKEGNQYAVRDVYCNSDRGPEDFRSSPPSPGSIPNNTVINVEHTWPQSHFTRRFPDDVQKSDLHHLFPTDSQLNAIRGNHPFGEVSKDVMELKCPDSRFGIGSFGSDEVFEPPQNHKGNVARALFYFSMRYDLPIDPQEENVLRKWNREDPVDQDEMKRNVEIFKAQGNRNPFIDHPELADRLSDF; encoded by the coding sequence ATGAAGCTAAATAAGCTCATTAAGTCAGTGATTGTTCTTACATTGTTATCTTTCGTTGGAGTTGCAAACGCAGCTTCTCAATCTCAAGCGGTCCCATACTATGGGGAAGAGTTCTATCGCGACCTGCGCACCGGAGTTTCCGGTGAAGCTCTTCAAAACCGCATCAAATCTGTTCTGCAAAGTTATCATATCGCTGTAAAAGGCTCCTATGACCTTGTGGTGAAAAACTGCATGCAAGGGCAGGGACGTTGCTATCGCCACACAGCGATCGGCTACAAGGCGGCAAGAGTTTTCCTGATGGGGAACTACTACCTTGTTAAAGAAGGCAATCAGTATGCGGTTCGCGATGTTTACTGCAACTCGGATCGTGGTCCGGAAGACTTCCGCAGTTCTCCACCGTCTCCGGGTTCCATCCCCAACAACACCGTGATCAACGTTGAGCACACGTGGCCACAAAGCCACTTCACTCGTCGTTTCCCGGATGATGTTCAAAAATCCGATTTGCACCACTTGTTCCCAACTGATTCTCAATTGAATGCCATCCGTGGCAACCATCCGTTTGGTGAAGTCAGCAAAGACGTGATGGAACTGAAATGCCCGGATTCACGTTTCGGTATTGGCAGTTTCGGTTCGGACGAGGTGTTTGAGCCACCTCAAAACCACAAAGGAAATGTGGCTCGTGCATTGTTCTATTTCTCTATGCGCTATGATCTTCCAATTGATCCACAAGAAGAAAACGTTCTTCGCAAGTGGAACCGCGAAGACCCGGTTGATCAAGACGAAATGAAACGTAATGTTGAGATCTTCAAGGCTCAGGGCAATAGAAATCCGTTCATTGATCACCCAGAACTAGCCGACCGCCTCTCCGACTTCTAA
- a CDS encoding S41 family peptidase, producing MTRILAILLAVSCAYGAYHFTLQRGFVNPYPAVCDLVAERIFLDDHKIKNWKKTCSRRSRLVTPYSAKKLIIKDMNNALALLKVSHLEVYDSSEVASIWRGESLETGIESRFVDGELVIYKIHPDSPAQDAGLKPGDVIQSINAEQPNPWEAQTEQGSYLMLRQDKEFSVKIKPRSIQRSEDLHLEFRSAQNAVLEIPSFRAAFFEEEKLKTLQQQIASLRKLVVDLRGNPGGNFVAGLRFLSLFMCKSEEVGRLVKPRAPVKTLAELPNDLRDQEQLTVLDNSSEILLKTYDNPQCFKGEVRVLVDGKSSSVAEMVAQALKEFKKAPLLGSPSRGQLLVGVWYPLEEVGPGVQISIPEAIYISHNQHQIEGQGVDLDRVLYYSLPEMQAGIDSWVKKALD from the coding sequence ATGACGCGGATCTTAGCAATTCTTCTGGCAGTCTCCTGCGCCTATGGGGCGTATCATTTCACTCTGCAGCGCGGATTCGTGAATCCGTATCCGGCAGTGTGTGATCTTGTCGCGGAAAGAATCTTTCTGGACGACCATAAAATCAAAAACTGGAAAAAGACCTGCAGTCGGCGCAGCCGCCTGGTCACTCCGTATTCTGCGAAAAAGCTGATTATCAAGGACATGAACAATGCCCTGGCATTGCTGAAGGTCTCGCACCTTGAGGTCTATGATTCCTCTGAAGTCGCCAGCATCTGGCGCGGGGAAAGTCTTGAGACCGGCATTGAAAGCCGCTTTGTCGACGGGGAACTGGTTATTTATAAAATTCATCCTGATTCTCCGGCCCAGGATGCGGGTTTGAAACCCGGTGATGTCATTCAAAGCATCAATGCCGAACAGCCCAATCCCTGGGAAGCGCAGACCGAGCAGGGCTCGTACCTGATGCTTCGTCAGGACAAAGAATTTTCTGTAAAAATCAAACCTCGCTCTATCCAGCGGTCCGAGGATCTGCATTTGGAATTTAGATCCGCACAAAATGCGGTGCTGGAAATTCCGTCTTTCCGTGCGGCGTTCTTTGAAGAAGAAAAACTGAAGACACTGCAGCAGCAGATCGCGTCTTTGCGCAAGCTGGTGGTGGACCTGCGCGGAAACCCTGGCGGGAACTTCGTGGCAGGTCTGCGCTTTCTTTCATTGTTCATGTGCAAGTCCGAAGAAGTGGGGCGTTTGGTAAAACCCCGTGCGCCGGTGAAAACGCTGGCGGAACTTCCCAACGATCTGCGCGATCAGGAACAACTGACCGTGCTTGATAACAGCAGCGAGATTTTATTGAAGACTTACGACAACCCCCAATGCTTTAAAGGCGAAGTGCGGGTGTTGGTCGACGGAAAAAGTTCATCGGTGGCTGAAATGGTGGCGCAGGCTTTGAAAGAGTTTAAAAAGGCGCCGCTGCTGGGAAGCCCCAGTCGTGGTCAGTTGCTGGTCGGTGTCTGGTATCCACTGGAAGAGGTGGGGCCAGGAGTGCAGATTTCCATCCCTGAGGCGATCTACATTAGTCACAACCAGCATCAGATCGAGGGACAGGGCGTGGATTTGGATAGAGTCTTGTATTACAGCCTGCCGGAAATGCAGGCGGGGATTGATTCTTGGGTGAAAAAGGCCCTCGACTAG